The Candidatus Poribacteria bacterium genome contains the following window.
CAGGATGTCCACGATGCTGCCGCAGGAGTGGCACATGGCGATCTTGCCCTGGGCGTGGACGGCGTCGATCACCTTCGCCCAGCGGGGTTTGAGGAACCGCCGCCAGCGGTCGGGTCCGAGGATGACGCCCCGCTGATCGCCCCAGTCGTCGCCGAAGAAGATCGCGTCGGCGGGAACATCGGCGCACTGGGCGACCATCGAGAGCCGCAGGTCGGTGAGCCGGTCGAGGAGCTCCGCGTAGAAGTCCGGTTCCGTCGCGGCGTCGATGAGCGCGTTCTCGAAGCCGCGTATGCGCCACGTCAGCTCGAACAAGCCCCAGCCCAAGCCAATGATGCTGAACGAGTCGGGATGCGCCGCCATCGCCTTGGCGGCTCCGTCTCTCAAGCCGGGGTTCACGAATCGGTCGGCCGTTGGGAAGTCGTAGCCCTCGAAGCTCGGCTCCTTGAGAGCCGGTTCCTGCAAGTGCCACGGCCGCCGATCCATGCGCCAGAGGGAACCGAAGCCGTCGCGCGCGAACGGGACCGTGTTCGGCTGGTGAAGCGCTGCGTCGATCCCGCCGACGTGGACGATGTAGGGCGTGAAGAGGCTCCGCCAGCGTTCGGCTCCGTAGTGCGCGACGAGCCGCTCCGTGAGCTCCGGGTCTTCGCATCCGAACGTGTAGGGAACTGGTCGCGTCTCCTGATGCGCGATCTGAGCCAGGACGGCTTCGCGTGGGGTCATGGGTAGCTCCTTGGGGATCGAGGCGTTCTCCGTCACCCACCGCTGACGTCCGGCGGCATCCTACCACACTTACGACGACGGGCTCCTGTGCGACCCGGCAGCAGCTAAATATCGAGCGTCTGGAACAGGATGTCGAGGGGTGGGCGCGTGTCCAGCCGCAACGAGAGGCGGTCGAAGGTCACGCCGCGCGAGCCGGTGTAGTCGGAAGCCGTGACGCGGATGGGGATGGATGTCTGCGGCATCAGATCGGGAACTTGATACACCTCGTAGAAGTCGAGGTGGGACGACGGCGGCACGTCCGCCGGGAGCCCGTTGCGGACGAGGCTGGCGAAGATGTCGGCTTCCGCTGCCGGATAGGGCGAAGCGACCATCCACCGCCGCCCGTGGCGGAGTCGCATGTCGATCCGCGACAGCGTCGCCGGGCGCTGCGGGCTCTCGTTGTAGACACGCAGCGAGACGAACAGGAGGGTCGAACCGCCCCGGATGATGAAGCAGTTGGTCCCGCTGGCGAGGAGCTCGACGCGGAGGTGGACGCCCTCATGGCGTTCGCGGCGTGGTCGGAAGGGAACCGTGCCAGCGATGAGATCAGCGATCCACCGCGCGGCGGCGAGAACGAACGCGGCAATCGCGATTCCGAGCGCCCATTGCGCCATCGCGGGGCTCCGTCGCCGCTAGACGGGAGGCTGGCTGAGCGCCTCGAGGACTGCGGCCACTCCTGCGCCCAGGCGGATATCCATCCCGACGTCGCGCATCCCGCACTCGAGAGCGCCCAGAGCGGTCAGCACATCGTAGTTGTCCATCCAGCCCAGATGCGCGATCCGCACGATCCTGCCTGCGAGATGCTCCTGCCCGCCCGCGAAGATGGCTCCATGCGCGTTGCGGATGTGCCGCACTAGAGCCGCGCCATCGCAGTCGTCGGGCAATCGGATGGATGTCAGCGCGTTCGCCGGATGCGCCGCGAAGAGCGGCAGTCCGAGCGCCTTCGCTCCGGCGCGCGTCGCGTGGGCAAGTCGTGCATGCCGCGCCCAGACGTTCTCGATGCCTTCTTCGCGCATGGCGGTCAGCGCCGCGTCGAGACCATAGAGGAGCGAGATCGCCGGCGTAAAGGGCGTTTCGTCCTTGGCTTGGTTCTTCAGCGCCTTGGCGTAGGAGAAATAGTGCTTGGGCAGCGTCGAGCGTTCGCTCGCCTGCCGCGCTCGTTCGCTCAGCGCGCAGAAGGCGAGTCCCGGCGGTGTCATCAAGCCCTTCTGGGAACACGACACGAGGGCATCGACTCCCCAAGCGTCCATGCGGATCTCGTCCGCGCCCAAAGCGCTGACGGCATCCACGACGAGGAGCGTCCCGCGCTCTTGAGTCACGTCGCTGTATGCGCAGATGTCCTGGAGTGCACCGGTCGAGGTCTCGCAGAGCGTCGTTAGCAGGGCTTTGGCGCCCGGATGAGCGTCCAGCACCGATGCGACCTCCTCAGCGTCCGGGCTGGTTCCCCACTCGACGTCGATGGGCACGTACGCCAAGCCGTACGCCGTCGCGATGTCGCCCCAGCGTTCCCCGAACTTCCCACCCCGGATGCCCGCGACCGTATCGCCCGGCGAGAATAGGTTGACGATGGCGAACTCCATCGCGCCCGTCCCAGACGCCGCGAGAATGGCGACTTCGGATTCCGTGCACCAGACGTAGCGCAGGTTCTCGCGCACGCGCCGCACCAAAGCGCGGAACTCCTGCGAGCGGTGATACTCGATGGGCTGCGCCATGGCGAGCACCGCTTCGGGCGGTATCGGCGTGGGACCGGGCGTGTAGAGCCGCCGCTTCATCAAGGTCGGGGGTCTCCTTGCAGGCTGGTCGTGTGACGGAACGGTACCACTCCGTCGGTCGAAGGGTCAAGGCTGCGACCGTACTGCCACAGACCCGTGCCGCGCCCTCGCCCTGTCGCCATGCCGGCGCAGATCGGAGCCCCTCTGGTCAATCGCGAACGACGCGGAGCGCGATATCGTCCGAATAAGCCGGCGGCTTGACGCGGCATGCCCCGCCGCCGTGTTCCACCCGATGCGAGGCAGCGACGGAGCCGGTCATCACATCGACCCACTCGACGCGATAGGTTCCCTTCGGAAGGTCGAGCGTGAACCCGCCCGGAGCCTTCCCATCGACGTAGACGGCGTAGGCGGCTCCCTGCTGCGCCAAGACGCGCACGACGACGCCTTCGGGGACGCCGCCAACGATCTCGTTCGACGGCTCCATCCGCACGAAGTCGAACCCGTTGACGAAGTCGCGCAGGACGCGCAGAGCCGCTCGGAGCGTCTTCCCGCCGCCGCCAGGTTGCTTCTCCGGGAACTGGTACGTGCCGTCGGGATGCTGCGCGGTGAACGAGTAGTCGAGATGGTTGTACAACCCCCCGCCAGCGAGGATGAAGTGCCATCCATCCTTGCGGTAGGGTAGGTCGGCGGTTCCCCGGAAGCCCGTTTCATCGAACCCGATGGCGCGCCCGAGGTGCGCGTTCTCCGCGACGGCGGTCGGAGGGCTGGCGTAGTGGAAGTTGAGGAGCGAAACCAGCGGATCGGGGTTATCCACCTTCGCGGAGCCGTTGGCGATGTTCTGGGCGATCAGGTGCTTCGCCGCCATGCCGCGCTCCGCCCCGTCGATGACGGACGCAATGTGCGCCTGCCATTCGAGTGTGACGCCGCCGAAGTACGGCTCGTTGCAGATCTCGAAGTAGACGTTGTCGAAGTCGCGGAGCGACTGGACGACGCGCACGGTCATCGCGTCCTGGACGGCGAGGAGCGCCGCGTCCTTCATCGTGTAGGGCTCCTCGCGCCCCATGTCGCCGATGCCGTTGACGTTGTTGGACGCCTTCATCGGGCTCAGGTTCCATTGCTCGTCGCCGTAGAAGGGGCAGAAGAGCACGACCTCGACGACGATGCCTCGCTCGCTCGCCAACTCGCAGAACCGGCGCAGACGCGCGAAGTAGTCCTCGTCCCACTTGGTGAGGTCGAACCGGTTCCCTTCGGCGGCATATCCGGGTTGATCGCTCCGCGCCCAGGGGCAGATGAACCGTCCCGGAGCCGGAGCGAGCGTGTTCTGGGTGATGTTGAACGCGCCGTAGTGCTCGACGTAGGAGCCGCCGAAGACGCGGGTCAGGTTGAACCCGTCGGCGGCGAGCTCATCCAGATAGGGTTCCGCCTGGAAGTCGAGGTTCAGGACGGCTCCGTAGTGCTCCGCCGACGTGATGAGAACCGTCGGAGCGCCCCGAAAGAGGAAGTAGCGCGGGTTGTCCGGGTGCAGCGAGATCGGCGCGGCGGCTGGCAGCGCGGCGGCAACGAGCAGCGACGTGAGCATTGTTCGTCCTCCAAGCGGTTGTCGGTCTGCGGTTCCACCCCTCATCCTGACCTTTTCCCACAAGGGGAGAAGGGATCCGTAGCTCCCTCTCCCCATCGTGGGTGGGGGCTGGGGTGAGGGGTCTGCGTCACGGCGTACGACCGCGCGCGGCTACACCCAGAACGCGTAGAGGCGGCGTCCCAGCGCGATCCCGAGCAGGCTCCAAAGGTTCCCGACGATGAACTCGCCGAGGATCAGCCCGAAGAAGAACGGCAGCGCCTTCCGATACGCGCGCACGCCGCCGTGGTTCAGCAGCGTTCGCTTAATCGCCCAACTGATGAGCAGCGGGAACCAGTACCAGTTCATCCCCCACGCGTGCGAGATGGCGAGCCCGATCGGGTGGAGGGACCACCACAGGACGCGCGTCCGCAGGATGAGCATTCCCAGCGTCGCGGCGAGCGATCCGCCCGTGATGGCGACCGCCAAGCCGTGCGGCTCGGTCGGGTTCACGAGCCAGCCCGCCAATCGGCGGTACGGAGCCAGCGGGAAGTAGGTCGCCGCCGGGCCCCAGAAACTGACCGCCGATCCCAGCTTGTAGCCGTAGTGAAGCACGCCCCAGAACGCCGCGAACACGGCGATCCCCGACGCGACCATCATCGCCACGATGAGCCGCCGACTGCTCATGCCAGCGCGTTCCGCCAGCCGGAACCCCTCAAGTTGGTGCGGCATCGGATGGCTGCGGTACGCCTCGCCGTTGATCCAGAAGAACATCGACATGACCGACAGGTCGCGTTTGGTGAACGCCCGCGATCCCAGCAGGTTCGTCAGGATCGAGTCGGGACCGGCGTCGCGCAGGTTCTGCACGGGGGGACCCAGCTCCGCCCGGATGCGCGAGATCGTCAACGACATGGCGAAGTAGATAAAGAAGTAGCTGAACGCGACCCAGACGGACATCCCGGCGCGGTGGCAGAAGATGACGATGAGCGCCGTGCCGACGACCACTCCCCACGCGGCGGCGCGATAGCGCATCGGTTCCTGCGAATCGTCCAGCTCCGACGGACGGTTCAGGGCGCGACGTGTGACGTCCGCGAAGTAGCGCCTTCCCTCCCACAACGCGAAGCCCAGCAGCGCCAGCCACACGCCCGATATCTGTTCCGCCTGGAACGGGAACCCGGGAACCGTGGACCATCCGACCGCCGTCCCGAACACGCGCTCGATCCGCCAGAACAGGTAGAAGAACCAGCACGAGAAGCAGAGCGCCAGCGGCATGATGAACCCCATGCCGAACGCGAAGGGGTAGAACGTGATGGGCATCCAGCCAATCGCGTTGAACGGACGCTCCGTGAAGATGCCGCCGATGTTGGTCGCCTTGACCGGGATGAACGGCACTGCCGGATAAAGGTAGTTGACACCGTTCCACAAGTCGATGCCGCCCGCGAGCGCGAATCCCGCCCAGAGAAGCCGGTTCCGCAGGACGCTCGTACCGGTCAGATCGCGGGTCATCTCGTACGGGAGCTCGACGATCGGGTAGGCGAGGCGTTCGTGATCCGTCCATCGCTTCCGGACGATGACGTTCAGGCAGACCATCACGAACACGAAGACGAGTACGAACCCAAGCCAGTAGAGCGCAGGTCCCAGCCACGCCAGCAGGTGCGCCTTCAGGTAGAGCGACGACTCGCCCATGAAGAACCCGCTCAGGATGCCCATATCGCGCACGGTGAGCCACGCGGGCATCTCCGAGCCGAAGAGCTCCGCCCACTCGTTTTCAGGTGTCGCGTACCAGAACGGCGTCGCGATGATGTGGACGAGGGTCTGAAGAACGTCGGTTCCCAGCAGCGCCGTGGCGACGGCGAGCATCGAGTAGATCGTCAGGAGCTCGCCCTGTTGGAGCGACGCTGTGGGCGCGACCCAGCGCAGGCATGCGCCCAGTCCGACGAGCGTCAGGACGCTGAAGACGACCGTGGATAGGAGCGGGATCGTCGACGGGAAGGTCCCGCCATAGATCAGCTCCATCTGCATGAGCCAGAAGGCGTTGGGCGGGATCAGCAAGACGCCGATGAGAATCGTCCTGATGGAGACGCTGGAGCGTTGTCGTGCTTTCATGGACCCTGCGTCGTCGGTGGCGTGGTCTCCCCGGCGGGTC
Protein-coding sequences here:
- a CDS encoding alanine--glyoxylate aminotransferase family protein gives rise to the protein MMKRRLYTPGPTPIPPEAVLAMAQPIEYHRSQEFRALVRRVRENLRYVWCTESEVAILAASGTGAMEFAIVNLFSPGDTVAGIRGGKFGERWGDIATAYGLAYVPIDVEWGTSPDAEEVASVLDAHPGAKALLTTLCETSTGALQDICAYSDVTQERGTLLVVDAVSALGADEIRMDAWGVDALVSCSQKGLMTPPGLAFCALSERARQASERSTLPKHYFSYAKALKNQAKDETPFTPAISLLYGLDAALTAMREEGIENVWARHARLAHATRAGAKALGLPLFAAHPANALTSIRLPDDCDGAALVRHIRNAHGAIFAGGQEHLAGRIVRIAHLGWMDNYDVLTALGALECGMRDVGMDIRLGAGVAAVLEALSQPPV